GGCAGGACATCGACGTGCGGGTAGCGCCGTCGCAGTTGCTCGGCATGCCGCCAGTGCGTGGTGGCGGGGCGCCCGTCGAGCAGTCCGGTCGCGGCAAGGGCGAAGACCCCGGTGCAGATGGAGACGAGCCGGGCGCCCCGGGCGTGAGCCGCCCGCAGCGCTGCCAGCATTCCCGGTGAGTGGGTCGTGTCGATGTCGTCGTAACCCGGGATGATCACGGTGTCGGCGTCCTCCAGTGCCTCGAGGCCGGCTGCGACAGTGATCGTGAAGCCGGACACGGGCACGGGTCCGGGCCCGTTGTCGGCGCATAGGGTCAGCTCGTAGTGCGGGTCCGTCGAGAAGATCTGCGTCGCAGCGCCGAATTCGAGCGCGAGCACACCGGGCAGCACGAGCACGGTGACATGGTGTCTGTTCGTCATGGTGGCACGACAGTAGCGCTGGTTGGCATCAGTGCCACTTTTCGCGCGAGATCCGCTCTCGTAGCGTCGAGTCATGACCGACATTCCTGCCCCCTCGAACAGGCTGCACGACGGCGTATTCGCTCTCCCTTCCGGGCCGCTGGTCGAAGCGAGCCTCGCCGCCGCCCGCGCCGCGATGCATCCGTCCGTGCTGAACCACTGCATCCGCGGCTTCTACTGGTCCCGTTTGTTCGCCGCCCATAAGGGGGTTCTGAACGACGCGGACTACAGCGAGGAACTCCTCTTCGCCGCCAACGTGATGCACGACCTGGGAACCGGGCCGGACGCACCGGGCTTGCTCCGGTTCGAGATCGAGAGCGCCGATCTCGCCGCCGCTGTGCTGACCGGTGTCGGCGCCCCGGCCGGGGATGTGGACAAGGTCTGGGAGGCCATCGCTCTGCACACCATTCCGCAGATCCCCGAACGAATGGGGCTGCTGACCTACCTGACCTACGAAGGCATCTCGATCGACTTCGGCAAGAACGCCGACCTCGTGGCCGGGGAGCAGAGTCAGATCCATGCCGCGTATCCGCGGCTTCAGATGGTCCACCACCTGGCCGAGGAAATCCTTGCCCACGGTGCCCGCTCCGAGTCAGCCGCGCCTCCCTACGCGCTCGCCTTCCACCTTGCGCAGGAGCGGGCAGCTGACGGCGTCACCACCATGGAGCGGGGCGTGGTCGGCGGGCCGTGGGGGGAGTAGCCAGGAGCCCTCAGCGGCTGTGCCAGGTGCCCATTCCCTATCTGAAACGTTCCTGGCTTCCCGAGAGAGCCGGGGAGTCAACCATGAGAAGCGGAGTCAAGCAGTGTCGGATTTTGCGGAGTTCACGTTTCGAGCGCAGCCGGGTTAGGACGAAGCGGTGGCTCGGGAGATCGTCACCGGTTCGATTCCCGTCAGGACGATCATCATGCACTGCTTCGACCCTCGGGCGGCCGGGGTTGCGCAGGCGGTGGCCGATCACTTCGGCGACGAGGTCTACCCCGGCGAACTTCTCCTCGACGCGACTTGTAAGAAGATGGGCTCCACAGCGACGGTGTTCCCCTGATCGTCGGGGTGGGCGCGCTGCGGATGCTCTTCGCTCGATCACGGTCTCCCAGCACCTCTTCGGTGTCGAACGAGTTGTCGTCGTACACCACTCCTTCTGTGGCGCCACCTCCTTCACGGCGGAGGGAATCACCTCTGCGTGGAGAAATGAGCAGCACACCGACATCTCGTCGTTGTACGACTGGGACGGCATCGCCATCACCGACTTCGAAAAGTCGCTCAACTACGACGTGAGTCTGATCCGCAACAGCCCGGGCACCCGAAGCACGTGGAGATCTACGGCCTCTTCTACGACATCGATTCCGGCGACCTGACCGAGATCGTCCGCGACGTTCCCGCCGAGGTTGCGCAATAGTCCGTACGAAAGCACAGCGGACGGGGTAAATCTCGTGGACGTCCGCCTTACCCGCGCTCGACTTCACTGTCTCAGGGCGTGGCGGCCGGTACGTCGACCAAGACCACGGAGACGAAGTGCCCGGTAGCAGCCAGGCACTTCGCCGCCGCTGTGCCCGGGTCGGACTGCCACTGTGCTTCGTCGAGCAGTCCGGACAGCCGACCGAATCGGTTGCCTCGCCAAGGATCTGATCCACGGTGAACTCGCCTGTGCTCGCCCGTTCCTGTACCCACTTGACGGCCTGTGCCGGATCGTCCAGCAGGTCGGTGAGGAAGTCGGCACCGACATCTGCCAGCGCGCCGTCCGCCTGGGCCAAGATCCCTTCCGCCTCGGTTATGGCGCATCGCGCGGCGTCCTGAGCACGCGCCGCGTCCCCCGAGTACCGGCAGAGGCCGCCAAGCAGCCCGAGGTTCACGGGGACATCAGTCTGTGTGGGCGGGGCCTCGGCGACCGGCCGGTACACCTCCCCGGCGGCTTGTGCGCAGTCGCCGATCAGTTCGGTGAGAGTGGCGAGCAGCCAGGCGTGCCGACGACGGCGTGCGAGCGGCTCCGCGCAATTCGGCGCGGCCACCCCGTCCATGCCTCGTTCGGGCAGCGGATCCATGGTCAGTACCTCGTCGATGCCGAGTGCGGCACAGCGCCATGGCGACCTCGATCCCGAGGCGGACGCCCCGGGGGATCAGTCACCTGCTCATGGCGGTCAACCGGGGCATGGGAGCGCTGGCCTGGGCCGGGTCCGACACGGCCGCGCTGGAACGCGTCGCCGATCAAGCGTTCGCCGGGCTCCCGCTCACGGCACAGGCCTGGTCCCCGCAGGCGCCCCGCCCGGGTCCGGTCGTCTCTGGCGCTTCCTGAGCGCCGCTTGCCCGAGGGCACTCCGCGGTGCGGTCAGCGTTCCGCGGCGAATGACTCGACGTAGGCCAGGGCTCCGTACAGTGCGTCGCGCAGAGGCGTGGAATCGCCGGCCGCCTGGTCCAGCAGCGCTCCGCCTTGAAACGCGGCGGTGAGCAGGTGGGCGAGCGCGGCCGGGTCGGCCTCCGGCCGTAGTTCGCCGCGCTCGCGCATCTTGCCCAGGCCGCGCTTGAACAGCTCATGCCACCGCTCGAAGCCGACTTCCACCGCGTCCCGGTGGATGGGCTCGGTCTTGACGACCTCAGCGGCCAAAGAGCCGAACGTGCACCCGCCGCGCAGCATGTCCTGCGAGGCGATGTAGGAGTCGGCCCACCAGTGGAGGGCGGCGAAGCTGTCCAGCTCGCCCAGCTCGGGTGCCTGGTGGCGGGCGACGATGCTGTCGGCCTGCCAAGCAAGCACTGCGCGCACCAGGGACTCCTTGGTGGGGAAATGGCGCGTCAGCTGCGAGCCGCTGACTCCGGCGGCCTGACGGATCTGATCGTTGTTGGTGTTCTGCGCCCCGTGTTCGTAGATCAGTTTTGCCGCCGCCCTGACGATGCGTTCGCGTGTGGCCAGGCCCTTTGCGGTGAGCTTCCGGCTCGACGCTTCGCTGGTGGTGGTCATGGGGGCAACAGTAACGCAAAAAAGGGCTTGACAGCCCATTCCAAAGGGTGTCTCCTGACCGCAGACCAAAAAAGGGCTGCCAGGCCCATTTCCTTGGAGGCGGACAGGATGTCCACACAGGCTGCACCGCAGGCGGTCGCGACGACAACGCGCAGCGGCCCGGGTCCGGCCGCCACCGAGGCGGGTCACCCGCGCCGCTGGAGCATCATGGCGGTGCTCGGTGCCGTCGCCTTCATGGCGCAGCTCGACTTCTTCGTCGTCAACGTCGCCCTCGACGGAATCGGGCAGTCCTTCCCCGGCACGAACGTCGCGAACGTGTCGTGGGTGCTGTCGGCCTACGCGATCGTCTTCGCCGCCGTGCTCGTGCCCGCGGGCCGGATCGCAGACCACCGGGGACGCAAGAAGATGCTGCTGTCCGGAGTGGCGCTCTTCACCCTCACCTCAGCCGTCGCGGCCGCCGCACCCAGTCTCGGCGTGCTGGTCGCGGCCCGGGCTGTCCAGGCCGTCGGCGCGGCGATGATCGTGCCGACCTCGCTCGGCCTGCTCTACCCGAGCTTCCCCAAGCGCCAGCACACCCTGGTCGTCGGCCTGTGGGCGGGCGTGGGCGCGATCGCCGCCTCGGCCGGCCCGCCCGTCGGCGGTCTGCTCGTCACCCTCGACTGGCGCTGGATCTTCCTGATCAACGTCCCCGTCGGCATCGCCACCCTCCTCGCCGGCGCGCTGCTCCTGCCCGAGGTGCGCCAGCCCAAGGGCGCCGCCGTGCCGGACGCGGCGTCCACCCTCGCACTGCTGCTGGCCGTGAGCCTGCTGGTGCTCGCCACCGTCCAGGGACCGGCGTGGGGCTGGACGGACGTCCGCACCGTGGCCCTGTTCGCCGCAGCCGCCCTGGCCGCCGCCTCGACCATTGAGCGCACCCTGCGCGCCAAGTCACCGGTGATCGAGAAGCAGCTCTTCGTCGGCAGGCAGTTCACCGCCGCCACCGTGGCCCTGTTCCTGTTTTCCGCCGGCTTCGCCATCGTCCTGCTCGGCACCGCCCTGTTCATGCAGGAGGTCTGGCACTTCAGCCCGCTGCGCGCAGGCGTCTCCATCGCCCCGGCCCCCCTGGCCTCGATCGCCTTCGCCATGAACGCAGGCCCCATCCAGCGCCGCTTCGGACGCACCGCCCCCGCCGTCACCGGCACGCTGTCCATGGCACTGGCCGCCGGCTACTGGCTTGCAACCGTGCACACCACCCCCGACTACTGGGGCGCCATGTTCCCGGGCCTGATTCTGGTCGGCCTAGCCGGCGGGCTCGCCTGGGCACCGCTGTTCGCCGCCGCAGGCACCCTCGCACCCGAACGCGCCACCACCGGCAGCGCCGTACTCAACATGAGCCGACAGATCGGCAGCGCCGTCGGCGTGGCCGTGCTCGTCGCCCTCACGCCTCACGCCACGCTCATCGGATTCGACCATGCCTGGTCGGTCCAGGCCGGAGCCGGTCTGGCCGCCGGTATCGCCCTGCTCGCCCTCCACTCCCGCCGCATGCCCTGACAGCACGGCCTCCCAAGCGCTCGGGAGCGAACGCTATCGCCCATGGAGCGCCTTCTCTCGGCCCTACGCGGCCGGGGTCCACCGAGTTGGGTCACTATGCAGTCGGCGCACAACTGCATGCGGCCATCGGGGTGCAAGAGGGCTTGGTGCAGACCGGAGAGCCGGGGCCGCCCGATTTGCGGGATGTGGCGGCGGGCTGGCTGTATTCGCGTGTACCGGGTCGGCGAGAAAGGCTGAGCTCCCGACACTCCGAGCCCCATTGTTCGAAGTCCGCCGGGACATCCTGGGCCTACCTGGGCAGCCTTCCTGGCGCGGTGCATCTCCCGCGCGGGGGGTCGTTGACGCCGCAAACGCCCTCGCTTACGCCTTGCTGTGAAGCAAACCGAGATTTTTCTGCCATATCGGGAAGACTCTGGAGCCCCTGATAGTTCTAAAACAAGTAGTAACAACTACATGTTTTCAAAGTGGGCGACAGTTCCAGGCGTGTGAGCGCGACGAGGAAGGAGAAGGTCCATGAGCGACAATAAGTGGATGGTTGGATTCCGCCGCCGCTCTGGGGTGGGAGTGATCATTGAGCACTTCTATCTGGTGGACGGCGTATCAGACAGTGCCGAAGCACGCCGCGCTGCCGCCCGGATGGCCGAGTTCGAGTCGGAGCCTGCGGGCCGACGTGGCGGCGAACTCGACGTCCAGCGGGTGCAAGTGCAGCGAGTCATCAGTGGCCTGCTGGGTCATGTCAGCCTGTCCGCTCCGGTAGCCGACCGGATGGCAATGCCCTCCGCATGCTCGGTGATGTCGCCGGCTGGGGTGGCATGATGAGCCGCTCCTACGAACAGACCTGTTTCATCGCCCGCTCGCTTGACGTGCTGGGTGAGAGATGGACGCTGCTGATCGTGCGGGAGCTGGCCCTGGGCCCTCGCCGCTACGGGGATCTCCTATCGGCCCTGCCGGGCATGGGAACCAGCCTTTTGGCCGCACGTCTCAAGCACCTCGAGCAGCATGACGTGCTGCGTCGCACCACGCTGCCGGGTCCGGGCCGCGTAGCCGCCTATGAAATGACTGGCCGGGGCGAAGCGTTGATGCCGGTCCTCGCTGGCCTCGCCGAGTGGGGCGCAGGTCGGGGAGACCCGCCGCCCAGCTACACCGATCGCGCCGCCTGGTCCGTGGTGGCGATGCGCCTCACGGCTACAGGAGAGGCGGCGCGCTTCGACACGCTCACGGAGTTGGTGGTCGGCGAGGAGATGCTGTGGCTGCAGGGCGACGGCGAGCGGGTACGGGTGGAGACCGGCCCGGCGCCGCTGAAGCCCGGTCTGCGCTTGATCTGCGACAAGGAAACGTTCTACGCCCTCGCGAAGGGGCAGGTCGCCGTCGATGACGCGGTGGCCTCGGGGCGACTCGTCGTGCACGGCGAGCCAGACGCCGCCCGGCTGTTCTTCGAACTGTTCCGCCTGCCCGATGGGCATGGCACGACCCCTCACTGAGTGCGGCGCCCACTCAAAGGACTCAACCCCCCATACACCGGTACTTCTCCAGAAACGGAAACATCATCATGGAACGCAACCTCCTCGTGATCGGGTCCACCGGCAAGACCGGCGGCCAGACCACCGAACTCCTGCTCCAGCGCGGGCACCGCGTCCGCGCACTCGTCCGCGGTCACGACGGGCGCGCCGAGCGGCTCGCCGCCCTCGGGGCGGACGTCGTGGAAGGCGACGTCCTCGACCTGGACTCCCTGGCCCAGGTGACCAAGGGGATCGACGCCCTGTACTTCACCTATCCGATCCGCCCCGGCCTGATGGACGCCACCGCGAACGTGGCCCAGGCGGCGGAGGAGAACGGGGTCCAGGCGATCGTGAACATGTCGCAGGTCTCCGCCCGCCGCAACACCGCCAGCAACGCGGCACGCCAGCACTGGGTCGCCGAACGCGTCCTGGACCGCTCCCCGGTCCCCGTCACCCACATCCGCCCGACCTTCTTCGCCCAGTGGCTGATCGACACCTGGGCCGACGGAACCGGCGAACTGCGCCTGCCGTTCGCCGACGGACGCCACGCCCCCATCGCGGAAAGCGACCAGGCGAAGGTGATCGCCGCCGTCCTGGAAGACCCCGCCCCGCACGCCGGCCAGATCTACCGGCTGTACGGAGCCGAGGAGCTCAACCACTACGAGATCGCCGAGAAGATGTCGCGGGCGCTGGACCGTGAAGTCACCTACGTGCCCATCGAACTCGACGAATTCGCCGCCATCCTGCGCGGGCGCGGCGCACCGGACCACCTGATCCAGCACCTGCTCGCCGTGGCCGTCGACTACCGCAACGGCGTCTTCGCCGGCACCAACGACCTGGTGAAGACGATCGGCGGCAGCGACCCCCTCGACGTCGAGGGCTTCATCGCCCAGAACCGTGCGGCCTTCGATCTGCCCACTGCCTGAACACCGGAGCAAAACAATGAGCGTTTGGTTCATCACTGGATCGTCCCGGGGCTTCGGCCTGGAAATCACCCGTGCCGCCCTCGCCGCCGGCCACCAGGTGATCGCCACCGCGCGGAAGGCCGAAACCATCCGCGAGCAGCTTCCCGACACCGGCGACGCGCTGCTCACCGCACCGCTGGACGTGACCGACCCGCAGAGCATCCAGGCGGCCGTAGACGCAGCGGTCGAGCGGTTCGGCCGGATCGACGTCCTGGTCAACAACGCCGGCACCGGACTGCTCGCCGCCGTCGAGGAATCCGACGCCGCCGCGGTCCGCGCGGTGTACGAGACCAACGTGTTCGGACCGCTCGCCGTTCAGCGCGCCGTACTGCCGGTGCTGCGGCGCCAGCGCTCCGGCCACGTGATCAACATCAGCTCCATCGTGGGCTTCGCCACCGCGCCGGGCTGGGGCATCTACGCCTCCACGAAGTTCGCCGTCGAAGGCTTCACCGAGACCCTCCACACCGAACTGGCCCCCCTGGGCATCCACGTCACGCTCGTGGAACCGGGCTTCTTCCGCACCGATTTCCTCGACCCCACCAGCCTGCACACCGGCCCCGACACCATCGACGACTACGCGCCCACGGTCGGCGCGATGCGTGCAGCCGCCGCGAGCCTGAATCACGCCCAGCCCGGCGACCCGGTCAAGGCCGCGGGCGCCATCGTCGAGATGGCCGCCGCCTCCGAGCCGCCCCTGCGCCTGCCACTCGGAGCCGACACCCTGCAAGCCTTCGACGCCAAGCTGGACACCTTCCGCAACGAGATGGACGCCTGGCGGCACGTCGCCCACTCCACCGATCACGACTAGGACAACACCGCCGCATCCGCCTTCTCCGGCACCACGGCCCGAAGCCCTGCAGGAGCTTCGGTCGCGCCTCGACCACCCATGACCTGAAGGACGTTCCCGTGACCGCACCACAGCCGTCCGCTGTAGCACGCCATTATCGGCAAGGCGATCTGCGCCGGAAGATCGACGAAGCGCTCGACCGCCTCTACCCGGGGCATACCGCCCTCACCACCGACGACCTTCATGGCGTGGACGAGTTCCACACCGGCGGCCATGCGGCGACGCGAGAGCTGGCTGAACACCTGGAGCTGAGAGCGGGCCTGCGCGTCCTTGACGTGGGAAGCGGCCTGGGTGGCCCGGCCCGCCATCTGGCCCAGCACGCAGGCGCGGACGTCACCGGCGTGGACCTCACCGAGGAGTACGTCGACGTCGCCCGCTGGCTCACCGACCGTGTGGGCCTCACGGGCCGGGCCCGGTTCCAGCAGGGTGACGTGACCGCACTGCCCTTTCCCCGGGCGAGCTTCGACCGGGCCTGGATGCTGCACGTGGGCATGAACATCGAGGACAAAGCCCGCCTGTTCACCGAGATCAGCCGCGTCCTGACCGACGAGGGCCTCTTCATCGTGTACGACGTCATGCTCCTCGGCAATCCCGCCCTCGTCCGCTACCCACTGCCGTGGGCCTCGGAGCCCGAACACAGCTTCCTGGCCCACCCCCAGGAATACCGGTCGCGGCTGCGCAGGGCCGGCTTCGACATCGTCGCCGAGCACGATCACCGCTTGCAAGCAGTCCAGTCGCTTCGTGGCGCGGGCGGTGCGCACCACCGAACCAGTACGCCGCACAACCCTGCAGGCGGGGACACTCCTCCGGCCCCGATCAGCGTGGCGATGGGCACTGACGCATCGACCAAGGTCGCAAAGGTACTCCAGAACATCGAGGAAGGTCTCCTTGCTCCGACCGAGATGATCTGCCGTCGCCGCTGATTTCACGGAGACTGCACCTGGGGTGAAGACGCGAGCCAGGCCGAGAAGTACCG
The DNA window shown above is from Streptomyces sp. NBC_01445 and carries:
- a CDS encoding winged helix-turn-helix transcriptional regulator; protein product: MLGDVAGWGGMMSRSYEQTCFIARSLDVLGERWTLLIVRELALGPRRYGDLLSALPGMGTSLLAARLKHLEQHDVLRRTTLPGPGRVAAYEMTGRGEALMPVLAGLAEWGAGRGDPPPSYTDRAAWSVVAMRLTATGEAARFDTLTELVVGEEMLWLQGDGERVRVETGPAPLKPGLRLICDKETFYALAKGQVAVDDAVASGRLVVHGEPDAARLFFELFRLPDGHGTTPH
- a CDS encoding MFS transporter — its product is MSTQAAPQAVATTTRSGPGPAATEAGHPRRWSIMAVLGAVAFMAQLDFFVVNVALDGIGQSFPGTNVANVSWVLSAYAIVFAAVLVPAGRIADHRGRKKMLLSGVALFTLTSAVAAAAPSLGVLVAARAVQAVGAAMIVPTSLGLLYPSFPKRQHTLVVGLWAGVGAIAASAGPPVGGLLVTLDWRWIFLINVPVGIATLLAGALLLPEVRQPKGAAVPDAASTLALLLAVSLLVLATVQGPAWGWTDVRTVALFAAAALAAASTIERTLRAKSPVIEKQLFVGRQFTAATVALFLFSAGFAIVLLGTALFMQEVWHFSPLRAGVSIAPAPLASIAFAMNAGPIQRRFGRTAPAVTGTLSMALAAGYWLATVHTTPDYWGAMFPGLILVGLAGGLAWAPLFAAAGTLAPERATTGSAVLNMSRQIGSAVGVAVLVALTPHATLIGFDHAWSVQAGAGLAAGIALLALHSRRMP
- a CDS encoding NmrA family NAD(P)-binding protein, with amino-acid sequence MERNLLVIGSTGKTGGQTTELLLQRGHRVRALVRGHDGRAERLAALGADVVEGDVLDLDSLAQVTKGIDALYFTYPIRPGLMDATANVAQAAEENGVQAIVNMSQVSARRNTASNAARQHWVAERVLDRSPVPVTHIRPTFFAQWLIDTWADGTGELRLPFADGRHAPIAESDQAKVIAAVLEDPAPHAGQIYRLYGAEELNHYEIAEKMSRALDREVTYVPIELDEFAAILRGRGAPDHLIQHLLAVAVDYRNGVFAGTNDLVKTIGGSDPLDVEGFIAQNRAAFDLPTA
- a CDS encoding oxidoreductase: MSVWFITGSSRGFGLEITRAALAAGHQVIATARKAETIREQLPDTGDALLTAPLDVTDPQSIQAAVDAAVERFGRIDVLVNNAGTGLLAAVEESDAAAVRAVYETNVFGPLAVQRAVLPVLRRQRSGHVINISSIVGFATAPGWGIYASTKFAVEGFTETLHTELAPLGIHVTLVEPGFFRTDFLDPTSLHTGPDTIDDYAPTVGAMRAAAASLNHAQPGDPVKAAGAIVEMAAASEPPLRLPLGADTLQAFDAKLDTFRNEMDAWRHVAHSTDHD
- a CDS encoding TetR/AcrR family transcriptional regulator; amino-acid sequence: MTTTSEASSRKLTAKGLATRERIVRAAAKLIYEHGAQNTNNDQIRQAAGVSGSQLTRHFPTKESLVRAVLAWQADSIVARHQAPELGELDSFAALHWWADSYIASQDMLRGGCTFGSLAAEVVKTEPIHRDAVEVGFERWHELFKRGLGKMRERGELRPEADPAALAHLLTAAFQGGALLDQAAGDSTPLRDALYGALAYVESFAAER
- a CDS encoding SAM-dependent methyltransferase — its product is MTAPQPSAVARHYRQGDLRRKIDEALDRLYPGHTALTTDDLHGVDEFHTGGHAATRELAEHLELRAGLRVLDVGSGLGGPARHLAQHAGADVTGVDLTEEYVDVARWLTDRVGLTGRARFQQGDVTALPFPRASFDRAWMLHVGMNIEDKARLFTEISRVLTDEGLFIVYDVMLLGNPALVRYPLPWASEPEHSFLAHPQEYRSRLRRAGFDIVAEHDHRLQAVQSLRGAGGAHHRTSTPHNPAGGDTPPAPISVAMGTDASTKVAKVLQNIEEGLLAPTEMICRRR